The Pyxidicoccus sp. MSG2 DNA segment TTGGACTGCTGGTATCGCTCGGTGTGCCGGTGTCCGCCCTGGCGGAGGATGTCCCCCCGCCCCCCATGGAGGAGCCTCAGGGCCGGCCACCGCAGCTCGCGGTGGAGGTGGGTGGCTCCTTCACGCGGATGGAGCACCCGTCCGCGCTCATCCCCAAGACGGCCGCGCTCACGAAGCCGCTGGACGCACGGCACAACGCGGTGCGGCTGTCGGGCGGGCTGCACTTCAATCTCGTCCGCGGCTCGAACCGGGATGACCTGTGGTGGATCAACGGCATCGACTGGTACTTCGCCAACGACGTGCAGGTGCTCTCGTTCCGGCCGGGGCTGGAGAAGCGCTTCGCGCTGGCGAAGCGGCTGACGCTCGGCGTGGGCGCGTTCGGAGGCGCGGCCGAGGTGTCCCTGCCCACGGGGCTGATTCAGCAGAACCAGCCCGGTGACCCGACCTCGGGCCCCACGCTGGGTGGCGCCTTCTCCGAGAACCGGGACCGCAAGTGGGTCTTCGGCGCGGGAGGGATGGCGTCAATCCATTACTCCTTCGGACGCTGGGTCTACACGCGCGTCCAGGCGGGCTACACGCAGTACTTCAACAAGGCGGACGACTTCGCGAGCTCCGCCACGGAATCGTTCTCCGTCTCGCTCAGCGGGCCGTTCGCGGGCGCGCTGCTGGGGTTGAGCCTCTGACGGCCGCGCGCTCCGCTCACCCGGCGGAGCGCACCAGGTCCCGCACGCCCCGCGCGGCGAGCCCTGCCGGCACGAGCCGGAAGAGTGAGTCGCGCAGGAAGCGGCCGGTGGGGCTCTCCATCTGCGCAAGCTGTCCCAGTCGCCACGAGCGGAGCACGAGCTGGTTGGCGCGCTCGCGGCGGCGCTGCTCGTAGGTGACGAGGGCGCGCGTCACGTCGGCTTCGGTGGACAGACACTCCGAGAGCACCACTGCGTCCTCAATGGCCTGACACCCGCCCTGCCCCAGGTTGGGCGTCATCGGGTGCGCGGCGTCACCGAGCAGCGTCACCCGGCCGTGGCTCCAGCGATGCAGCGGGGGCCGGTCGTGGATGTCGGTGCGGACGATGGCGTCCTCCGGCGTGGAGGCCAGGAGGTCTGCGATGGGGGCGTGCCAGCCTCCGAAGACTTCCTGGAGCCGGGCGCGCGTCGTGCCGGGAGCGTCGTGGCCACCGGGGGGCGCGTTGAGCGTGGCGTACCAGTACACCTGCCCGAAGCCGATGGGGACGACGCCGAAGCGCGCGCCACGGCCCCAGGTCTCCGAGACGTGGCCCGGGCGCGCGCCGGGGACCTCGGGGGAGATTCCGCGCCAGCTCGTGTAACCGGAGTACCGCAGGGGCGCGTCGCCGAGCAGCCCGCTGCGCACGGCGGAGCGCAGGCCATCCGCGCCCACGAGGACGTCGCCCGTCACGGTGCTCCCGTCCGACAGCGTCACCGTCACCTGGTGGTCGTCGGTCCGGAAGCCCGTCACCGCGAGCCCGAGCCGGACGTGCTCGGCACCAGCGTGCTCCAGGAGGACGCCCTGAAGCCGGGCGCGGTGGAGGCAGGTCATGGGGATGCCCAGTTCCTGCTGGAGTCGCTGGATGGGGAGCCGGGTGATGGCCGCTCCCGAGGGCCGGAGGATGGCGCTGTCGGTGGGACTGGCACCGGCCGCGGCCACGGCGTCGGAGAGGCCGATGCGGCGCAGGGCCACGGCGGCGTTCATCTGGACGATGATGCCCGCACCCACCCAGCGCAGCGCGTCCGCGCGCTCGAAGACGGTGACGGTGTGGCCCGCGCGGCGGAGCGCCCAGGCCAGCGTGAGGCCACCGATTCCGGCACCGGCGATGAGGATGTGCCTGGGAGTGGAGCCCGTGACAATTGACATGGAGTCTCATTAGCGCACGGCTCGCCGCCGTGGGTAGGGCAATGCTATGGCATGCGTGATTGAGCGAGCGGGGGATGCTCGCACCGGAGAGGTGCGCAAATGCGAGTCATGAGGCTGCTGGGCCTGGGTGCAACGTTGATGCTTTGCGCCTGCACCGTGCCCAGCCTGGAAGAACTGCTCGGCGACCGCTCTGTCAAAGTGGAAGCGGCCTTCAACTTCAAGGCCGGCTGCATCGTCGTCGAGGTTCGCGACAAGGATGCGCCAGCGAAGTCCGAACGAGTCTCCTTCGACGTCCTCGCGCGAGCTGCGTCGGAACGAAGGGTCGACACCGTGATTCGACGCCACGACGACTGGGGGCTATCCCTGGAAGTCATTGCCACCGCGCACGAGCAGTCGTGCAGCGGGCCCGAGGTCGCGCGCGACACGCGGACGGTGGCACTGGACGCCGAGGGCGTGAAGACGGTGGCCGTCGCGTTGAGCGCAGTGGACGCCGACGGTGACGGGTTCATGCCCACGTCAGGTGGCGGCACCGACTGCGCGGACAACGACGCCACCGTCTCGCAGCACACTTTCTACCGGGACGCGGATGGGGATGGCTACGGCGGCGCGGACGACATGGTTCGGGGCTGCACGGTACCCTCGACCCAGTACGTACTCCGGGGCGGCGACTGCAACGACGCAAGCACCGAGCAGGCGCCGGGCAGGTCCGAACTGTGCGACGGCCTGGACAACGACTGTGCCGGTGGCATCGACGACGGCCTGACCCAGTTCAGCTTCTACAAGGACGGGGACGGGGACGGCGTCGGGG contains these protein-coding regions:
- a CDS encoding FAD-dependent monooxygenase, with translation MSIVTGSTPRHILIAGAGIGGLTLAWALRRAGHTVTVFERADALRWVGAGIIVQMNAAVALRRIGLSDAVAAAGASPTDSAILRPSGAAITRLPIQRLQQELGIPMTCLHRARLQGVLLEHAGAEHVRLGLAVTGFRTDDHQVTVTLSDGSTVTGDVLVGADGLRSAVRSGLLGDAPLRYSGYTSWRGISPEVPGARPGHVSETWGRGARFGVVPIGFGQVYWYATLNAPPGGHDAPGTTRARLQEVFGGWHAPIADLLASTPEDAIVRTDIHDRPPLHRWSHGRVTLLGDAAHPMTPNLGQGGCQAIEDAVVLSECLSTEADVTRALVTYEQRRRERANQLVLRSWRLGQLAQMESPTGRFLRDSLFRLVPAGLAARGVRDLVRSAG